The proteins below come from a single Nocardiopsis gilva YIM 90087 genomic window:
- a CDS encoding DUF6177 family protein, whose translation MTIHPAVDIATDQTLLVYQDRPVVPFSSWLADALATFAKERRGLQVVTPTESRITFPLRTLLSRPQARWVVEEPDGSGGHYDGLSGLPLVWDESSGYVPKETPNDPRPDARAADGTTASTPAPTFLDQSAVLGSHLIIDVTVVHPATDALVLGAAAEALTRTFTGTPPGGWGTSEPALSSWDRTALTDMCRHRAPQQTWLTFVGPGGDARPSIGTQRVSRVVSGVKEKITFAVAYAEDEEPALHRLEDIVQDLASQGTLQTLTAHRLPGRPDLTYEPHVPSVPTPVGLALGPEPAAETGLDHVLESPAQGHLLGPRAQPAVWFPLGDGNTPEGWLRFVSLMNHLAPSGARTT comes from the coding sequence GTGACGATCCACCCCGCAGTCGACATCGCCACCGACCAGACGCTCCTGGTCTACCAAGACCGTCCCGTCGTCCCCTTCTCTTCGTGGCTGGCGGACGCCCTGGCGACGTTCGCCAAGGAGCGGCGAGGGCTCCAGGTCGTGACGCCGACGGAGTCGCGCATCACGTTCCCACTGCGCACCCTGCTGAGCCGACCGCAGGCGCGCTGGGTCGTCGAGGAGCCCGATGGCTCCGGCGGCCACTACGACGGCCTTTCCGGGCTCCCGCTGGTCTGGGATGAATCGTCGGGCTACGTCCCGAAGGAGACGCCGAACGACCCGCGACCGGACGCGCGTGCCGCTGACGGCACCACTGCGAGCACTCCCGCACCGACGTTCCTCGACCAGTCGGCCGTCCTCGGCTCCCACCTGATCATCGACGTCACCGTGGTGCACCCCGCCACGGACGCACTCGTGCTGGGGGCGGCGGCCGAAGCACTGACGCGCACCTTCACCGGAACGCCGCCTGGCGGCTGGGGCACCAGCGAACCCGCCCTCAGCTCGTGGGACCGCACAGCCCTCACGGATATGTGCCGCCACAGAGCACCCCAGCAGACCTGGCTGACCTTCGTCGGCCCCGGCGGAGACGCCCGCCCCAGCATCGGCACGCAGCGCGTCTCCCGGGTGGTGTCCGGCGTCAAGGAGAAGATCACCTTCGCGGTCGCCTACGCCGAGGACGAGGAACCCGCCCTGCACCGGCTGGAGGACATCGTCCAGGACCTCGCCTCCCAGGGCACCCTGCAAACCCTGACCGCCCACCGCCTCCCGGGCCGCCCCGACCTGACCTACGAGCCGCACGTGCCATCCGTCCCCACCCCGGTCGGCCTGGCCCTCGGCCCCGAACCCGCCGCCGAGACGGGCCTGGACCACGTCCTGGAGTCACCGGCCCAAGGCCACCTGCTCGGCCCACGCGCCCAGCCCGCCGTGTGGTTCCCCCTCGGGGATGGCAACACTCCAGAAGGGTGGCTGCGATTCGTCTCCCTGATGAACCATCTCGCCCCGTCGGGAGCACGAACCACGTAG